Proteins from one Limnochordia bacterium genomic window:
- a CDS encoding ABC transporter ATP-binding protein — MLVLDKVHKGYASGNRAAPYTPVLKGVDLTVEKGEFVMIMGPSGCGKSTLLYILGTLTMPTKGHYKINEQDISKLSEKYRERLRLGHFGFIFQNYRLFPLKTVAENIEFPMAFMKTPKVARLTKTGMLLRRVGLEEKAKAFPDRLSGGQQQRVAIARALANDPEVILADEPTGNLDEATTHEIMELLRQLNGKGVTIVMVTHDTALTKYATSVYTLNNGILSLTSAATSVVCI; from the coding sequence ATGTTGGTTCTTGATAAAGTTCATAAAGGCTATGCCTCTGGTAATCGAGCTGCTCCCTATACACCGGTACTAAAAGGTGTGGATCTTACGGTAGAAAAGGGAGAGTTCGTTATGATTATGGGGCCCTCCGGTTGCGGTAAATCGACACTGCTATATATTCTTGGTACCCTAACGATGCCAACCAAGGGACATTACAAAATCAATGAACAAGACATATCGAAGCTCTCAGAAAAATACAGGGAAAGACTTCGTTTGGGACACTTTGGTTTTATTTTTCAGAACTATCGGTTGTTCCCGCTGAAGACGGTGGCTGAGAACATTGAATTTCCGATGGCGTTTATGAAAACTCCAAAGGTGGCACGGCTGACTAAAACCGGGATGCTCTTAAGGCGAGTAGGACTTGAGGAAAAGGCCAAGGCCTTTCCGGATCGACTATCCGGAGGGCAGCAACAACGGGTAGCCATTGCCCGTGCCCTAGCCAATGATCCCGAAGTGATTTTGGCCGATGAGCCTACGGGTAATCTTGATGAGGCTACCACCCATGAGATTATGGAGTTGCTTCGCCAACTAAATGGGAAGGGTGTAACCATTGTCATGGTAACCCACGATACGGCCTTAACCAAATACGCGACGAGTGTATATACCCTTAATAATGGTATCCTATCATTAACCTCGGCGGCCACAAGTGTGGTTTGTATTTGA